GTCGGAGGATGAATTTAAGCAGGCGCTCAAGCGGATTAAAAAGATCGTTTCCGCTTCCGCCCTGATGTATTTGTTATCGATCGAAGAGATGCAGACCACCGGTTCCGAAGTTTTTGCGCCGACCGAGGGGAATCCGGCGTCCGATGCCGACTTTGCCGAGTTAAAAGAGAGGATCAGGTTTGAGATCGGCAATCTTCCGGCGCAGCAACGACAGGTCCTTGAGCTCTTTTTTCATAAAGGGATCAATCAAAAGACGATCGCGGAAAAGCTTGACCTTTCCCGCCCAAAGGTTTGCCGGGTCTTGAACAAGGCGATCACCGCCTTAAAAAAGAGGTTGAAATAGTTTATGGAAGTATTTGATCACGCGTTAAGCCAGCTGGAAAGGTCAATGACGATCTCGACCAAGCGCCAGGCGGTCATTGCCCAGAACATAGCTAATGCCAAGACCGCTGGCTATGAGGCGATGGAGTTTGACGAACAATTAATGAAAGCGGTCAAGCGCCAGGAGAACAAGGATGTTATTTTGGAAGATGAATTATCGGCTTTAACCGACAATTCGGTGAAATATTCTTCTTACGTGAGGCTGATGTCTTCAAAGATCGCTATTTTGAAGTCAATTGCTTCGCAGGGAAGGAAGTAGGTGAGTTATGGGGCTTAACCAAGCGATGAGGATCAGCGTCGATGGGATGGACGCGCAGCGGATCACTCAAGAGCTGATCGCCTCCAACCTGGCCAATGCCAGCACCACCCGAACGGTTTTTGGCGAGCCGTACAAGAGAAAGGTTGCCGTCTATTCGGAAAAACCGATCACTTTTGCGCAGACCCTTAGCCAGGCGGAAAATCGTTTGGCGACCGGCGGCGGGGTCAAGGTTGAAGTTGTTGACGATAAAGCTCCGTTCGAAAGGGTTTATAATCCCGGTCATCCTGATGCCGATGAACAGGGATATGTCTTGATGCCTAATGTTAAGATGTCGACTGAAATGGCCAGCATGGTTGAGGCGTCAAAATATTACGAAGCGAACATTACCGCGTTCAACGCGACAAAGAAGATGCTGCAGGATGCCCTGCAGATCCAATAAGGAGGACCAAATATGGCGATCAAACCGATCAGTGCCGACTTGCGTTTAGCCCAGCTGATGGGAGATGATACCTTGATCGCTCAGGCGCCGGGGACGACCTCTGCGGCGCCGATCGGTTCAGCCGCTGCCGCTCTTACCGGGGATCGGCCGCTTTCCGGCAACATGTTTGATGATGTGCTAAATAAGACCATTGAAGCGCTCAACGGGGTTAGCCGGTCCGAGTTTCATGCGAATCAGATGATCGATCGTTATTCCCGCGGGGAGGTTGAGCTGCATGACGTCATGGTCGCCCAATCAAAGGCGAGTGTCATGGTCCAAATGGCGGTCACAACTATCAATGGCGCGGTTAACACGTTCAAAGAAATAACCCAAATGCAGATATAAGGAAGGAATAAATAGATGGCAGAAGCACCAGCTGGTTTTGATATGCGCAGGATGCTCTTGGTTGGCGGGGTTGTTCTGGTCGTTATTTTTTCCGCTATATTCCTTTTTAT
This portion of the Candidatus Margulisiibacteriota bacterium genome encodes:
- a CDS encoding flagellar basal body protein; the protein is MEVFDHALSQLERSMTISTKRQAVIAQNIANAKTAGYEAMEFDEQLMKAVKRQENKDVILEDELSALTDNSVKYSSYVRLMSSKIAILKSIASQGRK
- the flgC gene encoding flagellar basal body rod protein FlgC produces the protein MGLNQAMRISVDGMDAQRITQELIASNLANASTTRTVFGEPYKRKVAVYSEKPITFAQTLSQAENRLATGGGVKVEVVDDKAPFERVYNPGHPDADEQGYVLMPNVKMSTEMASMVEASKYYEANITAFNATKKMLQDALQIQ
- a CDS encoding flagellar hook-basal body complex protein FliE, which translates into the protein MAIKPISADLRLAQLMGDDTLIAQAPGTTSAAPIGSAAAALTGDRPLSGNMFDDVLNKTIEALNGVSRSEFHANQMIDRYSRGEVELHDVMVAQSKASVMVQMAVTTINGAVNTFKEITQMQI